A region of Saccharococcus thermophilus DNA encodes the following proteins:
- a CDS encoding glycerophosphodiester phosphodiesterase family protein, protein MKKTGMIGLSLSLSLGLLANYAPEAMATGKQVKQQSMLQPIVDQVDVIAHRGASGYAPEHTLAAYEKAIQMKADYIELDLHMTKDGQLIAIHDSTLARTTNAEEVYPDRAPWRVKDFTLAEIKKLDAGSWFNKAYPEYAKKQYVGEKIPTLQEVIDFVKKKDPKVALYIETKDPDVYPGMEEKLVEILKKNGYLKKGKVIFQSFSEASLRKLQHLVPEDIPLIQLYSPDMIQGKNLDDVFNRAAEYAEGVGPDKSLVTPAFIQEAHERHMVVHPYTVNTQDEMVEQLSLGVDGMFTNYPDQLVELNKKPYISHGAASGEVADTSAVLWTRTSQPAKVRFEVSEDASFKKAIVKTKKATSEHDLTVQVKVTGLKPDTIYYYRVQALPGSHQVSGRFKTAPAENELKPLTIVWGGDTGGQGQIPPFKSFAAMADLKPDFFLFSGDTIYADNATPAVPNPPSKNIEDFWAKYKENRTDPNLRKLLQSTSVYAIWDDHEVTNDFSGPFEPLASTGFRAFTDYWPILDERSSSGKLYHKFSWGDTLDLFILNNRSYRDPDTKPDGQDKTMLGQEQLEWLKKELLNSDAQVKLIASSVPISIPTGKPNARDGWANGNNINPDDKTGYEHEFAEISKFIMENKMKNVYFVTADVHYADIIQYDPDHNGTVDYRELVSGPIGAGLGQPSTLDPTFGPDQLYAESGFFNFGVLKVDPGLKQVTVEIRDENGTVHFHHDFPIE, encoded by the coding sequence GTGAAAAAAACAGGAATGATTGGTTTATCTCTTTCTCTATCGTTGGGGTTACTTGCGAATTATGCCCCGGAAGCAATGGCAACGGGTAAACAGGTTAAACAGCAGTCTATGCTGCAACCGATTGTTGACCAGGTTGATGTCATTGCCCACCGCGGTGCCTCAGGTTATGCACCTGAACATACACTGGCAGCATACGAAAAGGCGATTCAGATGAAAGCAGATTATATCGAATTGGATTTGCATATGACAAAAGATGGTCAGTTAATTGCCATTCACGATTCCACGCTGGCAAGAACGACAAATGCGGAAGAAGTATATCCCGACCGCGCCCCTTGGCGGGTAAAAGATTTTACGCTAGCCGAAATTAAGAAGTTAGACGCCGGTTCTTGGTTTAACAAGGCTTACCCTGAATATGCAAAAAAACAATATGTCGGGGAGAAGATTCCAACCCTTCAGGAAGTAATCGATTTTGTCAAAAAGAAAGATCCAAAAGTTGCTCTGTATATAGAAACGAAGGACCCGGACGTTTATCCGGGCATGGAAGAAAAACTCGTTGAGATTTTGAAAAAGAACGGTTACTTGAAAAAAGGGAAAGTCATTTTCCAATCATTCAGTGAAGCGAGCTTAAGAAAATTGCAGCATCTCGTTCCTGAGGATATTCCCCTTATCCAGCTTTATAGTCCAGATATGATTCAAGGAAAAAATCTGGATGATGTCTTTAACCGAGCAGCGGAATATGCGGAAGGTGTAGGACCAGATAAATCACTCGTCACCCCGGCGTTTATACAGGAGGCACATGAACGTCATATGGTCGTCCATCCGTATACCGTAAATACGCAGGATGAAATGGTCGAACAGTTATCCCTTGGTGTTGATGGAATGTTTACGAATTATCCTGATCAATTAGTAGAATTGAACAAGAAACCGTACATTTCCCACGGGGCGGCCAGTGGCGAAGTGGCGGATACATCCGCGGTATTATGGACTAGAACAAGCCAACCCGCAAAGGTACGATTTGAAGTTTCCGAGGATGCTTCTTTTAAAAAAGCTATCGTGAAAACCAAAAAAGCGACTTCCGAACATGATCTGACCGTACAAGTAAAAGTGACGGGATTGAAACCGGACACGATTTATTACTACCGTGTTCAGGCTCTCCCAGGATCACATCAGGTGAGTGGAAGATTTAAAACAGCTCCAGCTGAAAATGAATTAAAGCCGTTAACGATTGTTTGGGGTGGTGACACAGGAGGACAGGGCCAAATCCCGCCTTTTAAATCTTTTGCGGCGATGGCGGATTTAAAACCGGATTTCTTCTTATTTAGCGGAGATACAATTTACGCGGATAATGCTACTCCGGCTGTTCCGAATCCGCCATCGAAAAACATTGAGGATTTCTGGGCGAAATACAAGGAAAACCGTACCGACCCGAACTTGAGAAAATTGCTTCAATCGACAAGTGTTTATGCTATCTGGGATGACCATGAGGTAACGAATGACTTTTCTGGCCCGTTTGAGCCGCTTGCCTCAACCGGATTTCGAGCATTTACGGATTATTGGCCAATATTGGACGAGCGGAGTTCATCCGGGAAGCTTTATCATAAGTTTTCATGGGGCGATACACTTGATTTATTCATTTTAAATAATCGCAGCTACCGTGACCCGGATACGAAACCGGATGGCCAGGACAAGACAATGCTTGGTCAAGAGCAACTGGAATGGCTGAAAAAAGAACTGTTGAATTCAGATGCCCAAGTGAAACTTATTGCTTCTTCCGTGCCGATTTCCATTCCGACTGGGAAACCAAATGCACGCGACGGATGGGCGAATGGCAACAATATCAATCCGGACGATAAAACAGGGTATGAACATGAGTTTGCGGAGATTTCCAAGTTCATTATGGAGAATAAAATGAAAAACGTGTATTTTGTCACAGCTGATGTTCATTATGCTGATATTATCCAGTATGATCCGGACCATAACGGTACGGTTGATTATCGCGAATTAGTAAGTGGACCGATCGGGGCGGGCCTAGGCCAGCCGTCAACACTGGATCCTACATTTGGGCCGGATCAACTGTATGCGGAAAGTGGGTTCTTTAATTTTGGTGTACTCAAGGTGGATCCGGGACTAAAACAAGTGACGGTCGAAATTCGTGATGAAAACGGTACGGTTCATTTTCATCATGATTTTCCAATTGAATAA
- a CDS encoding NAD(P)H oxidoreductase, with translation MKVLTVVSHPRRESLTFAIADRFIQGLKDAGHEVEIADLYGEEFNPLLYEQDEPDWDNPNKTYSPRVHAEMERLKRNDGLAFIFPLWWYSLPAIVKGYIDRVWNYGFAYGGARLPHKKVLWIPLVGETEESLKKRNFDTMISHYLKVGLAGYTGIPQSEVAFLYNTLAEDMESEEEVKKHYESLFNRAYELGTTYSHSLTEK, from the coding sequence ATGAAAGTGTTAACTGTTGTCTCACATCCCAGAAGAGAATCCCTTACTTTTGCGATTGCCGATCGTTTCATTCAAGGGTTAAAAGACGCTGGACATGAAGTGGAAATTGCGGATTTGTACGGTGAAGAATTTAATCCGCTGTTATACGAACAAGATGAGCCTGATTGGGACAACCCTAATAAAACATATTCTCCACGTGTTCATGCAGAAATGGAAAGATTGAAAAGAAACGATGGATTAGCCTTCATCTTCCCATTATGGTGGTATTCATTACCAGCGATCGTAAAAGGATATATAGACCGGGTATGGAATTATGGGTTTGCTTATGGAGGCGCGCGCCTTCCACACAAAAAGGTATTGTGGATTCCGCTTGTAGGGGAGACAGAAGAAAGTCTTAAAAAAAGAAATTTTGATACGATGATTTCCCATTATTTGAAAGTTGGTTTAGCTGGCTATACAGGTATTCCTCAATCGGAAGTTGCATTTCTGTATAATACGTTAGCGGAAGATATGGAAAGCGAAGAGGAAGTCAAAAAACATTACGAAAGTCTTTTCAATCGAGCATATGAGCTAGGTACTACATATAGCCATTCATTAACGGAAAAATAA
- a CDS encoding DUF4083 family protein → MNIAIGDIMFQLVNILIIIFFLASLVSVVRYVSKNEKNNKQLQEKLDRIIELLEKERSGK, encoded by the coding sequence ATGAACATTGCTATTGGAGATATCATGTTTCAATTGGTTAATATATTGATCATTATTTTTTTCCTTGCCTCATTGGTGTCGGTCGTTCGCTATGTATCGAAAAACGAAAAAAATAATAAACAATTGCAAGAAAAACTGGATCGGATTATTGAACTGTTGGAAAAAGAACGTTCAGGAAAGTAG
- a CDS encoding YnfA family protein has protein sequence MIYTVLLFFLAGLAEIGGGYLVWLWLREGRPFWYGIIGSIVLILYGVIPTFQHFPSFGRVYAAYGGVFIVLSVLWGWGIDKKTPDTYDWIGVVICLIGVSVMLWAPRH, from the coding sequence ATCATCTATACGGTTCTGTTGTTTTTCCTGGCCGGATTAGCGGAAATCGGCGGCGGTTATCTTGTTTGGCTATGGCTGAGGGAGGGAAGACCGTTTTGGTACGGAATCATCGGCAGTATCGTCTTAATTTTGTACGGTGTCATCCCTACGTTTCAGCACTTTCCTTCGTTCGGGAGGGTGTATGCGGCTTATGGTGGAGTTTTTATTGTTTTATCGGTATTATGGGGCTGGGGAATCGATAAAAAAACTCCTGATACATACGATTGGATTGGGGTGGTTATTTGTTTAATCGGCGTTTCGGTCATGTTATGGGCGCCACGACATTAG
- a CDS encoding YiaA/YiaB family inner membrane protein, which yields MNYRRRNTQAFTFLAWTSFVLSCAFMFIGLYNMDAPLVEKGYYAVCACFLIMSSFVLQKTIRDNAEDDAYEKEYMPKKFEKEESK from the coding sequence ATGAATTACCGCCGCCGCAACACGCAGGCATTTACGTTTTTGGCTTGGACCTCTTTTGTCCTATCGTGCGCGTTTATGTTCATTGGATTGTACAATATGGATGCGCCCCTAGTCGAGAAAGGATATTACGCGGTATGCGCCTGCTTTTTAATCATGTCTTCGTTTGTACTTCAAAAAACGATTAGAGACAATGCAGAAGACGATGCTTACGAGAAGGAGTATATGCCAAAAAAGTTTGAAAAAGAAGAATCAAAATAA
- a CDS encoding BC_2427 family protein yields MKRIDYKRMKQIRAKKINTFQSSGVQKKSIARCFQCINKKRTEKGNHAISEPDTEPSYVDTVEQIPHSDSKMADSTDVKHFFQTGHGDKTNDEPQIDSALEPVHTFETGFADEINNMLVRKDIDEPNRADNADESHKYGKIRSMTIKSPFSTFVEIDDFLHPPVFGGTVQHTAEFLDPDNRQTPQLDTKLLHTTTYYPEQPYCCLVSSKIHEMIFFADTVRTYGTKNKKNHYKSDVVPVHDSLSTKTKETNNQSCTSHDFIKIRAPVIVGEYEIEICLEEDVVFEEEIMKVNEISKEVVLTNCKFVPTQFSPSLSNGTCTALKGNLFIEGYIHQNIGYTAVSNKNTGSIQKDPATQLHQLCQKIVLDLIIHLLQVQPVRVHYDGKGI; encoded by the coding sequence ATGAAAAGGATAGACTATAAGAGAATGAAGCAAATACGTGCTAAAAAAATAAACACTTTTCAATCTTCAGGAGTTCAAAAAAAATCTATAGCCCGCTGTTTTCAATGTATAAACAAAAAGAGGACAGAAAAGGGTAATCATGCTATTAGCGAACCAGATACTGAACCAAGCTATGTTGATACAGTTGAGCAAATTCCCCATTCTGATTCTAAAATGGCTGATTCCACTGATGTTAAGCATTTTTTTCAGACTGGCCATGGCGATAAAACAAATGATGAACCTCAAATCGATTCTGCTTTGGAACCTGTGCATACTTTTGAAACTGGTTTTGCAGATGAAATAAATAATATGCTTGTCAGAAAGGATATAGATGAACCCAATCGTGCTGATAATGCGGATGAATCTCATAAATACGGAAAAATACGTTCTATGACAATAAAAAGTCCATTCTCCACTTTTGTAGAAATTGACGATTTTCTTCATCCTCCTGTCTTTGGCGGTACAGTTCAACATACGGCTGAATTTCTTGACCCAGACAACAGACAAACTCCTCAATTAGACACAAAACTACTTCATACGACAACTTATTATCCTGAACAGCCTTATTGTTGTTTAGTTTCCTCTAAAATTCACGAAATGATATTTTTTGCTGACACGGTTCGCACTTATGGAACGAAGAATAAAAAAAATCATTACAAATCAGATGTGGTTCCCGTACATGACTCGCTATCTACCAAAACAAAAGAAACAAATAATCAATCTTGTACTTCTCATGATTTTATAAAAATTAGAGCTCCAGTTATAGTCGGGGAATACGAAATTGAAATATGTTTAGAAGAAGATGTGGTGTTTGAAGAAGAGATTATGAAAGTGAACGAAATCTCTAAAGAGGTTGTACTGACAAATTGCAAATTTGTACCTACGCAATTTTCTCCATCATTGAGTAATGGAACATGTACGGCATTAAAAGGAAATTTATTTATAGAAGGATATATACATCAAAATATTGGGTATACTGCAGTTTCCAATAAAAATACGGGTTCCATACAAAAAGACCCAGCAACTCAATTACATCAATTATGCCAAAAAATTGTATTGGATTTAATCATTCATTTACTGCAAGTACAACCAGTTCGAGTCCATTATGATGGCAAAGGGATCTAG
- a CDS encoding CsxC family protein, producing MSFGSSCNKGGQPTPPACPVTATEQIPLSNENTPVIQTPGLTPTLKVPVVLAEKTIQVVLEADIPLSPAATEIKRVTKNVFLEQVKLVPVRFERIGTTDFFRVTRAKLFISGFIRKDIEYASSACNGTLQDRIAEVPFSGFTEITADQFLTFPIIGISEDSKAFFLNEKNDLTPRLDKFFFQNLVKYNEQPYGELVGANFYELDFSPVNVDIRGQFSTLREKIVMDLTVKVLQVQQMQVAATLITPTFPEGTVD from the coding sequence ATGAGCTTTGGGTCATCTTGCAATAAAGGCGGACAACCAACCCCACCAGCTTGTCCAGTAACAGCGACAGAACAAATCCCATTATCCAATGAAAATACCCCGGTAATCCAAACACCAGGTCTTACGCCAACTCTTAAAGTTCCGGTTGTACTAGCAGAGAAAACCATTCAAGTTGTTTTAGAGGCAGACATTCCACTTAGCCCAGCAGCAACTGAAATTAAGAGAGTGACAAAGAATGTATTTCTAGAACAAGTGAAACTGGTACCTGTTAGATTTGAGCGTATTGGCACAACTGACTTTTTTAGAGTCACAAGAGCTAAATTATTTATATCAGGTTTCATTCGGAAAGATATTGAATATGCTTCCAGTGCATGTAATGGAACACTTCAGGATCGAATTGCGGAAGTTCCGTTTTCTGGTTTTACAGAAATTACAGCTGATCAGTTCCTCACGTTCCCAATTATAGGTATTTCAGAAGACAGCAAAGCTTTCTTCCTTAATGAGAAAAACGACTTAACTCCTCGCTTAGATAAATTTTTCTTCCAAAATCTCGTCAAATATAATGAACAACCATACGGCGAATTAGTAGGTGCAAATTTCTACGAACTTGATTTTTCACCAGTTAATGTAGACATCAGAGGGCAATTTAGCACGTTGCGCGAAAAAATCGTCATGGACCTTACTGTAAAAGTATTGCAAGTCCAACAAATGCAAGTTGCGGCTACACTAATAACTCCAACTTTCCCTGAAGGTACTGTTGATTGA
- a CDS encoding ABC transporter permease: protein MKSIIIKELKLLVKEKGNFFFLIVLPILFTVVFGSIFDDTNDVSLTIQYVDQDHSSASKDFLHHLDQIPGIQVKEVQTSVHKQVQQIKNGKLASLLVIPKGFHNLQTGDPVNVLFYHDAANSASSAPIQAILNSVANQYREYKLSSTLASMGKTKAEITHILQPPIQIKEMKENAVHIRAIEQIVPGYTVMFVFFIILVMLRSFLREKESGMISRLRSTPMNPLEYLIGMWIPAIISVLIQCTILLTFGHFVYDLHLGDLGAISLIILCLSICGTGLGLAVSFLVKGENQGRGITMLITLGGAALGGLWVPYDMLPSALQTIAHYTPQFWAQKGMQDVIIRGAHLNDIWPTLMVLLVFGIVGLLIGLLRFKSFLRSAAN from the coding sequence ATGAAAAGTATTATAATCAAAGAACTCAAACTTTTAGTAAAAGAAAAAGGAAATTTTTTCTTTCTAATTGTCTTACCAATTCTCTTCACTGTCGTGTTCGGCTCCATTTTTGACGATACAAATGATGTATCATTGACTATCCAATATGTCGATCAAGACCACTCTTCAGCATCAAAAGATTTCCTCCATCACCTAGATCAAATCCCAGGAATTCAAGTAAAAGAAGTTCAGACATCGGTTCATAAGCAGGTACAGCAAATCAAAAACGGTAAACTAGCTTCGCTTCTTGTTATTCCTAAGGGGTTTCATAACCTGCAGACAGGAGATCCAGTGAATGTTTTATTTTATCATGATGCTGCTAATAGTGCATCTTCCGCACCGATTCAAGCTATTTTAAATTCTGTGGCGAACCAGTACCGAGAATATAAGCTATCCAGTACCTTAGCAAGCATGGGGAAAACAAAAGCGGAAATTACCCATATTTTACAACCACCTATTCAAATTAAAGAGATGAAAGAAAATGCCGTGCATATTCGTGCTATTGAACAAATTGTTCCTGGTTACACGGTAATGTTTGTCTTCTTTATTATCTTAGTCATGTTGCGGAGTTTTCTGCGCGAGAAAGAGTCGGGGATGATCTCACGATTGCGAAGCACGCCAATGAATCCTCTAGAGTACCTCATTGGTATGTGGATTCCAGCTATCATTTCCGTACTTATTCAATGTACGATCCTGTTAACATTTGGTCACTTTGTCTATGATCTTCATTTAGGAGATCTTGGTGCGATCAGCCTGATTATTCTTTGTCTTAGCATTTGTGGTACCGGTCTCGGGTTAGCCGTCTCTTTCCTAGTTAAAGGAGAAAACCAAGGTAGAGGTATTACCATGCTCATTACATTAGGAGGTGCTGCCCTCGGCGGATTATGGGTTCCTTACGATATGTTGCCAAGTGCGCTTCAAACGATTGCTCACTATACTCCGCAATTTTGGGCACAAAAAGGTATGCAGGATGTGATTATCCGCGGTGCTCATCTAAATGATATATGGCCAACATTGATGGTGTTATTAGTGTTCGGGATAGTGGGATTGTTGATCGGTCTCCTTCGATTTAAATCATTCTTACGTTCGGCTGCAAACTGA